The region ATTTACAATTTTGTGAATTCTTCTGAATATCTTTTGGAAACTTTCTACTTTCTAACAACAAAATTATGACTATTTGAAGAAACTTTTCTGATTCATTACGTATGTTGTAAATGTGGTTctaattattgttattacaTCGTCATAAAAATGCCCGATATTTTGGgggatttttattatatatatatgttttgcATAAAGGGCCATTCAAAAAGTACCTAATAGCGGCGGACCAGTTGAACAGTCTGGACTTATATAACTTCGAAAGTGGTTTTTAAACTCAAAACTGGTCTTTTGTTCATAGAATGAAATAAGCTGAGTTTTGtcattggttatagaaccaagatTAGCCTTGACTGgtctaaagttgttagattggttgtataaccaaaatgagcttaggatggtctgaagttgttacattggctatagaaccaaaatgagcttatagactggtcttaagttgttacattggctatagaaccaaaatgagcttaggatggtctgaagttgttacattggctatagaaccaaaatgagcttataatagactggtcttaagttgttagattggttatagaaccaaaatgagctgaaGACAGGTCTTAAATCTGAGTCATGACTGTGTAACTGGCCCTTGTGCTTAACACAGAAATTCAACCCCTCATGTCCGCAATTAGAAGCAATATATGCAGAGGGAGTAACCACCAATTTCATacccccctctccccctctctttCCCTCTTCCCATAGATACGTATGTACTTTACGAATGGCCGATATAATTTCCTCTCTAGTTTAGATTTTAGAAGAATATTTCCTCGGTTGGAATTTCACAGATGAAATGATTATCGATATGACACGGTTGATCGTTCCAACGATAGCCGTATTTTTTCTCCAACTCTAAACAGTGTTCTTGTCCTTTCATGTTGTCCGGTTGGCCGTGGTACCAGTTCCAGTATCTGATCGGCTCTCCGGTCTGCACCCAGCGCCATTCGCCTTCCTTCGCGAAATCGTTCCCTCCGATCCAAAAACCGCGATTGAACTTATTCGCGCctgaaatatagatatttttatcGATATTTTATCAAACTTGTCTGAAGAAGAATATTCTCAATACTTTTACCTGATTGAGATAATTTCGATTTgcgattgatagaacactatatccgtgttgacgcgatgtagagagaatcccacaatgatatgaaaaagtcagaaaatgtacaattattcctgaagatgattattaggatatagtcgaaacgttgaaataaaagtaCTATCTCTtgttacattttcggactttttgttatcattgtgggattctctctacaatTTCGATTGGATTTGTTTTCGAGTAAAGGTgataagaatttttttttaaacttaaattttcagtaaacAGGAGTTTTTTAGATCGACTACACAGCTACTGGGTACAATTTAACAACTGTTCTCAtcggtgccaaatgggcccatgCTTGTTTGGCCCAACCCAAAAAGTCAGCGTTCAGCACAAAACAAATGATTGCATTTGAATTGCGACTGGCTCCGGAATAGAGCGAGTGGTTTACATGTGAAcgcactctctaattaggcacgggccaaatttgactcgggcctgatcggtgccaatttggcccggtcCAAAATTTCTCGATCGCGGCTTCCATAGAACGTGGAGAAaagcaaaagaaaaaaataaatgacacACAGAATGAACTGTAAAATAAGTGCctaaaaagaaagaaactaaactaataTATTAGTGAAGATAAGTGAAGATACATTCCTAGGTGAACCATAATATAGTAATGTCGAGGAAGGTTATTATcataaagtttgaattgtatACTGATTAATTTAGCAAGATCCTgaaattatgatgatgatatttgtCATCAATAAGATTTAGGTTGATATGGATGATGGTGGGCGACTCGGAGACCGACAGAAagacagacggacagacagacagacagattgAAACTTACGCTTATTTTTGCGAATATACCCGACGATGAATCTGTTCTCCTGCCAGTATTCGATGCTGATTAGATTCGCCCTCATCACCTGACAATACGCCTGAGCTTCTAACCACGACGCTTTataattactgaatttataaCACGACCGCTGCCATTTCATAAATCCGTCCGGACATTTCAACTCCTGTCCGCTGTAttctacaaatatataaattacatTATCAATTACTAATCGAGCTTGCGGTCTCGTGACTCTTTGATtacttcattaattcatttttaggaGTTGATCATTTTTGCGAAATTGGGTCGGAGTTCGTTAACgcacaaaaatattaaatcttAGATCGATTCAATTTCGtcattaattcattatgaataaatataaactTTATTGTCAAAGTAAAATACTTTTATGACAAGTACataattaacaaaatttagtatattaattcattataacctatattgaattaatttatgaGTTAATTCGTTTCgtaaaactggatccagttccgccgTGGTTCTCAGTTAGGTTTGAGACTGTggttgaaattaattaattagcaATATTTCAGTAAATTCTCATATGtggaactatggaactgggtccaaaaCTCCTGTGTTACAGTGAAACTCGCTTGAAGTTGTTGTAGTGGTTGGTTATATTGATgacatatatacaaatgacgactttaaattagaaatacaatatctaaaaaaaaatagaGACAACTTAATGTAGTAATTGATGTGATGACTTAAAATGTTTGTCGGGTTCAGTTACTGTAGATGGGACAACTTTTAATTTAGTTATAGCATTTTAATGTGATGACTATGTGCTTATCTTATGGGCTTGACCAAATTCGTATTTAATACCCAATGTTTTGAATTAAAACTGTTGGACCAGGTCCTGGTTTTACaaagaaaaactaaaaacaaattttgtttCCTGTGAAATACGTGCATAGTCCCGACAATTCATAACACAAAGAGAACTCTTTGCGTTCCTAAAacaaatgttttctttttaaagaatatttgttgaattgTAGACTTATTAACCCTCTTGCTTTATTTAcagttaaacatttttttgttaCTGTGTAGGAATTCTTCATAACATAAAGGATAAATTAACATTAACAGTTTTGCCGCTTTTGTCATCAATCAAAATACAGTGCAACTTACTCAACACTAACTAacacagagagagagaggaacaACGTATTAAAAGCTTTTGAAAGAAAAGCACTCAAAACTGAGCTGTAAAAATGGTTTCGAATGTTTGATTTTAGCGTTCGTTAGTGAGACCTGTTACAACAGCGCGCGTGGGGGGTAATATAACGAGACGCATACGAACAGCTgacccccctc is a window of Tubulanus polymorphus chromosome 2, tnTubPoly1.2, whole genome shotgun sequence DNA encoding:
- the LOC141899322 gene encoding perlucin-like, which gives rise to MRLTLQIIRINQRIIIPGLIVVLLFAISTTAEYSGQELKCPDGFMKWQRSCYKFSNYKASWLEAQAYCQVMRANLISIEYWQENRFIVGYIRKNKRANKFNRGFWIGGNDFAKEGEWRWVQTGEPIRYWNWYHGQPDNMKGQEHCLELEKKYGYRWNDQPCHIDNHFICEIPTEEIFF